The proteins below come from a single Chelmon rostratus isolate fCheRos1 chromosome 10, fCheRos1.pri, whole genome shotgun sequence genomic window:
- the tpd52l2b gene encoding tpd52 like 2b isoform X3, whose translation MDPASQDSLSDVPVEGAVGNSTNPLQPGLTEEEAEELRTELTKVEEEINTLRQVLSAKERHAAELKRKLGLSPLNEFRQNLTKSWQDVQTSNAYVSASATWDDIAHSEAYKKTQETLSQAGQKTSAALTTVGTVISKKLGDMRNSATFKSFEDKMGNLKYKVVGPKGNGEAVSSPTDTTPTQENPPF comes from the exons ACAGCCTGTCCGACGTGCCGGTGGAGGGGGCGGTGGGGAACTCGACCAACCCTCTTCAGCCCGGcctgacagaggaagaggccGAGGAGCTGCGCACCGAGCTCACCAAG gtggaggaggagatcaACACCCTGCGTCAGGTTCTGTCAGCCAAAGAGAGACACGCCgcagagctgaagaggaaactCGGCCTCAGCCCGCTCAATGAGTTCAGGCAGAACCTGACCAAGAGCTGGCAAGACGTACAGACCTCCAACGC ATATGTGTCTGCCTCAGCCACGTGGGATGACATTGCCCACTCTGAAGC atacaAGAAGACACAGGAGACTCTTTCCCAGGCGGGACAGAAGACCAGTGCAGCTCTCACCACAGTGGGCACGGTCATCAGCAAGAAACTGGGCGACATGAG GAACTCTGCGACCTTCAAGTCATTTGAGGATAAAATGGGGAACCTGAAG taTAAGGTCGTCGGCCCCAAAGGGAACGGGGAGGCCGTCAGCTCCCCCACTGACACCACCCCCACTCAGGAGAATCCACCTTTCTGa
- the tpd52l2b gene encoding tpd52 like 2b isoform X1, with protein MDPASQDINLNSPNKGLVVDHSDSLSDVPVEGAVGNSTNPLQPGLTEEEAEELRTELTKVEEEINTLRQVLSAKERHAAELKRKLGLSPLNEFRQNLTKSWQDVQTSNAYVSASATWDDIAHSEAYKKTQETLSQAGQKTSAALTTVGTVISKKLGDMRNSATFKSFEDKMGNLKYKVVGPKGNGEAVSSPTDTTPTQENPPF; from the exons ATATCAACCTGAACTCTCCTAACAAGGGTCTTGTTGTGGATCATTCAGACAGCCTGTCCGACGTGCCGGTGGAGGGGGCGGTGGGGAACTCGACCAACCCTCTTCAGCCCGGcctgacagaggaagaggccGAGGAGCTGCGCACCGAGCTCACCAAG gtggaggaggagatcaACACCCTGCGTCAGGTTCTGTCAGCCAAAGAGAGACACGCCgcagagctgaagaggaaactCGGCCTCAGCCCGCTCAATGAGTTCAGGCAGAACCTGACCAAGAGCTGGCAAGACGTACAGACCTCCAACGC ATATGTGTCTGCCTCAGCCACGTGGGATGACATTGCCCACTCTGAAGC atacaAGAAGACACAGGAGACTCTTTCCCAGGCGGGACAGAAGACCAGTGCAGCTCTCACCACAGTGGGCACGGTCATCAGCAAGAAACTGGGCGACATGAG GAACTCTGCGACCTTCAAGTCATTTGAGGATAAAATGGGGAACCTGAAG taTAAGGTCGTCGGCCCCAAAGGGAACGGGGAGGCCGTCAGCTCCCCCACTGACACCACCCCCACTCAGGAGAATCCACCTTTCTGa
- the tpd52l2b gene encoding tpd52 like 2b isoform X2, translated as MDPASQDINLNSPNKGLVVDHSDSLSDVPVEGAVGNSTNPLQPGLTEEEAEELRTELTKVEEEINTLRQVLSAKERHAAELKRKLGLSPLNEFRQNLTKSWQDVQTSNAYKKTQETLSQAGQKTSAALTTVGTVISKKLGDMRNSATFKSFEDKMGNLKYKVVGPKGNGEAVSSPTDTTPTQENPPF; from the exons ATATCAACCTGAACTCTCCTAACAAGGGTCTTGTTGTGGATCATTCAGACAGCCTGTCCGACGTGCCGGTGGAGGGGGCGGTGGGGAACTCGACCAACCCTCTTCAGCCCGGcctgacagaggaagaggccGAGGAGCTGCGCACCGAGCTCACCAAG gtggaggaggagatcaACACCCTGCGTCAGGTTCTGTCAGCCAAAGAGAGACACGCCgcagagctgaagaggaaactCGGCCTCAGCCCGCTCAATGAGTTCAGGCAGAACCTGACCAAGAGCTGGCAAGACGTACAGACCTCCAACGC atacaAGAAGACACAGGAGACTCTTTCCCAGGCGGGACAGAAGACCAGTGCAGCTCTCACCACAGTGGGCACGGTCATCAGCAAGAAACTGGGCGACATGAG GAACTCTGCGACCTTCAAGTCATTTGAGGATAAAATGGGGAACCTGAAG taTAAGGTCGTCGGCCCCAAAGGGAACGGGGAGGCCGTCAGCTCCCCCACTGACACCACCCCCACTCAGGAGAATCCACCTTTCTGa